One Oxobacter pfennigii DNA segment encodes these proteins:
- a CDS encoding SDR family NAD(P)-dependent oxidoreductase: MNHKLTGFYAVITGASDGFGFEMSRTLLLNGATVAMASRPGEKLNVAAGRLQSEGLQAFALPMDVRSEQSVDEAVSWVKKNWGHIDLLVNNAGLGIGRVNPTTNPKLFFEIDPDGFRDVVETNFTGYFLVARGFAPMMVARRKGRIVNVSTSHSTMVNKGQTPYGPSRAGAEALSNIMTAELSEYGITVNVLLPGGAADTGLIPEGLREEFRKRVNLLGPDVMNEAILFLASPLAEGMTGERIIAKDFHQWLQDKGIKI, encoded by the coding sequence ATGAATCACAAACTAACTGGATTTTATGCTGTAATCACAGGTGCATCGGATGGTTTTGGCTTTGAGATGTCCCGTACTTTGCTGCTTAACGGAGCAACTGTCGCGATGGCATCACGGCCAGGTGAAAAACTGAATGTAGCTGCAGGACGCCTGCAAAGTGAGGGATTGCAAGCCTTTGCTTTGCCAATGGATGTACGGAGTGAGCAGTCCGTTGATGAAGCAGTATCATGGGTTAAGAAAAACTGGGGGCATATTGATTTGCTTGTAAATAATGCCGGACTTGGTATAGGAAGAGTGAATCCTACAACCAATCCCAAGCTTTTTTTTGAGATAGACCCTGATGGCTTTCGGGACGTTGTTGAGACCAATTTTACAGGTTATTTCTTAGTTGCGAGAGGGTTTGCGCCTATGATGGTTGCCCGGAGGAAAGGGCGCATTGTAAATGTTTCAACAAGTCACTCCACCATGGTGAATAAGGGCCAGACTCCCTATGGGCCTTCCCGTGCGGGTGCTGAAGCACTGTCCAATATTATGACTGCCGAGTTGAGTGAATATGGAATTACTGTTAACGTGCTTCTTCCCGGTGGTGCTGCAGATACAGGGCTCATTCCGGAAGGATTACGGGAAGAATTCAGAAAAAGAGTTAACCTGTTAGGCCCTGATGTTATGAATGAAGCCATTCTTTTTTTGGCATCCCCTCTCGCTGAGGGAATGACGGGAGAACGTATCATCGCCAAAGACTTTCATCAATGGCTGCAAGACAAAGGAATTAAAATTTGA
- a CDS encoding VanW family protein, whose translation MSKKKSINFKDKSDMTIPVSAIVLVVLVLSIIIISAWLQNNKILKGISVNNVYIGFMKRSEAADKLKVELEQRLKDNSIDIKYADKEWKLKYEDVKGHYDVEAAVEDAWKISRKSNLVELALINLEFIKRDVNIEINAVYDEELLRKKLQEIADNIAEKPIDATITYKAGTFNVTSDIQGTEADKEVFLKMVKEILVKGVSGTCNVPVVKTQAQKTEEMLKAIKVKLSRFQTSFYSSSGNRATNIIVGTKSADGAVVMPGEVFSLNKVLGPRVARYGYKEAKVIVNGEVVQGMGGGVCQVATTLYNAALLADLDIVERKNHGLPSTYIAMGRDATISAGYIDLKIKNNRSCPIYIRGVISGSTVAFEIYGDDTTKNLRVDIKTEIVEIIKPKPRIINDYSLPWGTTVTKEGSKNGYKVKSYRKTYIDGKLVRDEILGEDKYLAVNGVVVRGMAGKP comes from the coding sequence ATGTCCAAGAAAAAATCCATAAATTTTAAAGACAAGTCCGATATGACAATTCCTGTCTCAGCCATTGTTTTAGTAGTGCTTGTATTATCTATTATAATTATATCTGCATGGCTTCAAAATAATAAAATTTTAAAAGGCATCAGCGTGAACAATGTCTATATAGGTTTTATGAAAAGGTCTGAGGCTGCAGATAAATTAAAGGTGGAACTGGAGCAAAGGCTTAAAGACAATTCCATAGATATCAAGTATGCCGATAAGGAATGGAAGCTTAAATATGAAGATGTTAAAGGGCATTATGATGTGGAAGCGGCTGTGGAGGATGCCTGGAAAATAAGCCGGAAGAGCAATCTTGTTGAACTGGCGTTAATTAATCTTGAGTTTATAAAAAGAGATGTAAACATTGAAATCAATGCAGTTTATGATGAAGAACTTCTTAGAAAAAAGCTTCAAGAAATAGCCGATAATATAGCAGAAAAACCGATAGATGCAACTATTACATACAAAGCAGGAACCTTTAATGTAACTTCCGATATACAGGGTACAGAAGCTGATAAAGAAGTATTCTTAAAAATGGTTAAAGAAATATTGGTCAAAGGAGTATCAGGAACATGTAATGTGCCTGTTGTTAAAACCCAGGCGCAAAAAACAGAAGAAATGCTGAAAGCCATCAAGGTTAAGCTGTCCAGATTTCAGACAAGTTTTTATTCCAGCAGCGGAAACAGGGCTACCAACATTATTGTAGGTACAAAATCCGCAGATGGCGCAGTCGTCATGCCGGGAGAAGTATTCTCTCTTAATAAGGTATTAGGTCCAAGGGTAGCCAGATACGGATATAAAGAGGCAAAGGTCATTGTAAACGGCGAGGTAGTGCAGGGGATGGGAGGGGGAGTGTGTCAGGTGGCAACCACTTTATACAATGCCGCCCTTTTGGCAGATCTTGATATTGTTGAGAGGAAAAATCACGGACTTCCTTCAACCTACATAGCTATGGGAAGGGATGCAACAATATCTGCCGGCTATATAGATTTAAAGATTAAAAATAACCGAAGCTGCCCAATTTACATACGAGGTGTAATATCAGGGAGCACTGTAGCATTTGAAATTTACGGAGATGATACAACAAAAAATTTGAGGGTGGATATAAAAACAGAAATAGTGGAGATAATAAAACCCAAGCCAAGAATTATTAACGACTACAGCCTACCCTGGGGAACTACCGTCACAAAGGAAGGCTCCAAAAACGGCTACAAGGTAAAATCATATAGGAAAACATACATCGACGGAAAGCTTGTAAGAGACGAAATATTAGGTGAAGACAAATATCTTGCCGTTAACGGAGTGGTTGTACGGGGCATGGCAGGAAAGCCTTAA